A region of Paenibacillus sp. 37 DNA encodes the following proteins:
- a CDS encoding DUF2164 domain-containing protein has product MNSLKLTKEQQDEAIRTIQSYFEEERGEELGDLAAWGVLDLFMTQLAPYIYNQALRDARTTVNQRMASMEEDLFALEQKLPKTSR; this is encoded by the coding sequence TTGAACTCGCTTAAACTGACCAAAGAACAGCAGGATGAAGCCATTCGCACCATTCAGTCGTATTTCGAAGAGGAACGTGGCGAAGAACTTGGCGATCTGGCCGCTTGGGGTGTCCTCGACCTGTTCATGACACAGCTCGCTCCCTACATATATAATCAGGCACTCCGTGACGCACGCACAACGGTCAATCAACGCATGGCCTCAATGGAAGAAGACCTGTTTGCACTGGAGCAAAAGTTACCCAAGACTTCCCGTTAA
- a CDS encoding GNAT family N-acetyltransferase, with the protein MFTYSLDEYTELRPLAMEHTKPLFELTDRSRDQLRHWLPWVDHVTEVEHTSNFITNALKQGAENGGFTAGVWSKGDLAGVIGFHEINWTNRSVSIGYWLGKGFEGQGLMTSACRVLVDYALVTLDLNRVEIRSATNNKRSRAIPERLGFVLEGVIRQAEKLPKGYVNHAVYGMLQHEWELLR; encoded by the coding sequence ATGTTTACCTATTCATTGGATGAATATACCGAACTCCGGCCACTCGCCATGGAACATACCAAACCGCTGTTCGAACTGACGGATCGTTCGCGGGATCAACTGAGACATTGGTTGCCGTGGGTGGATCATGTGACAGAAGTGGAACACACCTCGAACTTTATTACCAACGCGTTAAAACAAGGTGCCGAAAATGGCGGATTCACCGCCGGAGTATGGTCAAAAGGGGATCTAGCCGGCGTTATTGGATTCCACGAGATTAACTGGACCAACCGCTCGGTAAGCATCGGATACTGGCTTGGCAAAGGTTTTGAGGGTCAGGGCTTGATGACAAGCGCTTGTCGCGTTCTGGTTGATTATGCTCTGGTGACCCTGGATCTGAATCGCGTCGAGATTCGCTCGGCAACAAACAACAAACGGAGTCGCGCTATCCCTGAAAGACTTGGATTTGTTCTCGAGGGTGTAATTCGTCAGGCAGAGAAACTGCCTAAAGGTTACGTGAACCATGCGGTGTACGGCATGCTTCAGCATGAATGGGAACTCTTGCGCTAA
- a CDS encoding SDR family oxidoreductase: MDMGLQGKKALVLASSRGLGKAVAAQLAAEGADVMLASRSEEKLAAVKQELLALGGGGRVEYCATDVTRKEDIEALIGKTAELFGQIDILVNNSGGPPSGSFESLTDEDWERAFELNVLSYVRLIRGALPYMKERGGHIVNIASTSVKQPIPGLVLSNTFRTGVFGLAKTLSQELAPYGILINTVAPGRIATDRIRELDAARAEQNGISEEEVSDQFRKEIPLGRYGQPEEFAKAVVFLLSGANTYITGTSLIVDGGMVRAL, from the coding sequence ATGGACATGGGACTTCAAGGAAAAAAAGCACTGGTGCTGGCTTCCAGTCGCGGACTGGGCAAAGCGGTAGCCGCTCAATTGGCAGCAGAAGGTGCTGACGTCATGCTTGCCAGCCGGAGTGAAGAAAAGCTCGCAGCAGTGAAGCAGGAGCTTCTGGCGCTAGGTGGTGGGGGACGTGTGGAATATTGTGCAACCGATGTGACACGCAAGGAAGATATTGAGGCTCTGATTGGCAAGACAGCGGAGTTGTTCGGGCAGATTGATATTCTGGTGAACAATTCGGGAGGTCCGCCATCGGGTTCATTTGAGTCACTGACGGATGAAGATTGGGAACGGGCATTTGAATTAAATGTGCTCAGCTATGTAAGGCTGATTCGTGGTGCACTTCCTTATATGAAAGAACGCGGAGGACACATTGTCAATATCGCTTCAACTTCGGTGAAGCAGCCCATTCCGGGTCTGGTGTTGTCCAATACGTTCCGTACCGGCGTGTTTGGATTGGCGAAGACCTTGTCTCAAGAGCTGGCTCCATACGGAATTTTGATCAACACGGTAGCGCCGGGGCGTATTGCAACAGACCGCATTCGTGAGCTGGATGCAGCACGGGCAGAGCAGAACGGAATTAGTGAGGAAGAGGTATCTGACCAATTCCGTAAAGAGATTCCACTAGGACGTTACGGTCAACCGGAGGAGTTTGCCAAAGCGGTGGTCTTCCTGTTATCCGGGGCCAATACGTATATTACCGGAACCTCATTGATCGTGGATGGTGGCATGGTCCGAGCCCTATAA
- a CDS encoding GNAT family N-acetyltransferase yields MLTSHTFTIRPSEIKDAAQLMELDALVWDKYTSPAPMHWRSRQHYLQHCPPGSQLIAVQGERVCGYVGFQPATGMPVNRHVYEIHIAVHPHDRRCGIATALMDAIKQHAAQQGVRKLRLRVLSSNPGAITFYTQCGFVTEGRLVSEFYIGDKYVDDIFMGYFIQTK; encoded by the coding sequence ATGCTTACCAGCCATACATTTACGATTCGTCCATCCGAGATTAAAGATGCAGCCCAGCTAATGGAGTTGGATGCCCTGGTATGGGACAAATACACCTCTCCTGCACCGATGCATTGGCGTTCCAGACAGCACTATCTGCAGCATTGCCCGCCAGGCAGTCAATTGATTGCAGTGCAGGGAGAGCGGGTATGTGGTTATGTGGGCTTTCAGCCAGCCACAGGTATGCCGGTCAACCGTCATGTCTACGAGATTCATATTGCGGTTCATCCTCATGATCGACGTTGTGGCATTGCTACTGCTTTGATGGATGCCATCAAGCAGCATGCGGCCCAACAAGGAGTTCGCAAGCTCAGGCTGCGCGTACTTTCCAGCAATCCGGGAGCCATCACGTTTTATACCCAGTGTGGATTTGTGACGGAAGGCAGGCTGGTGTCCGAGTTTTATATCGGAGACAAGTATGTGGACGATATTTTTATGGGTTATTTTATCCAGACCAAATAG
- a CDS encoding methyltransferase domain-containing protein, whose product MMNIKEAASRLGISARAIRFYEEKGLILPAKQSSNGYRTYTENDIWRLQTIAALREIGMSLQDITHALGEIDQGNQQRLEEYLELQQAVMYAQWIELKRMMDTTQRMIDLNRQDGPLDVSHLHDLADSARRLREARQNWHDRWNYDTQAAIHDQRVQAEGRVTTEHPNSEDRHHSANASPISDENEVAHPHQDTDHSTPSDSNDTVQSSFYLYHNYDEALEQTAHWISPALGEKGLDIGTGTGNLAGKLLQHGADMTAIDQSREMLRRCRIKYPEMHVKLGNFLALPFADQSFDFVVSSFAFHHLSPDQQLLALQEMQRVLTSRGRIGLTDLMFVNATHRENYIRQAETTGHEEQLRALRERHFPLLDELCRWLEQQGYVTKHVRHNELLHTLLAVPLR is encoded by the coding sequence ATGATGAATATCAAAGAGGCAGCAAGCAGGCTTGGTATATCGGCGAGAGCCATTCGTTTTTATGAAGAAAAAGGATTAATTCTACCTGCCAAACAGTCCAGTAACGGTTATCGCACATACACTGAGAATGATATCTGGCGGCTTCAGACCATTGCTGCGCTGCGTGAGATTGGCATGTCGCTACAGGATATTACACATGCGCTCGGAGAGATTGATCAAGGAAACCAGCAGCGGCTGGAAGAATATCTGGAACTGCAACAGGCCGTCATGTATGCCCAGTGGATTGAGCTCAAACGTATGATGGATACAACCCAGCGCATGATTGACCTGAATCGTCAGGACGGACCGCTGGATGTCAGCCATCTGCACGATCTCGCGGACAGTGCGCGGCGTCTGCGTGAAGCCCGGCAGAACTGGCATGATCGGTGGAATTATGATACCCAGGCAGCCATCCACGATCAGCGAGTGCAGGCAGAAGGCAGAGTCACTACTGAACACCCCAATTCAGAGGACAGGCATCATTCGGCCAACGCCTCGCCTATAAGCGATGAGAATGAAGTTGCACATCCACATCAGGATACAGATCATTCCACGCCGAGCGATTCCAATGATACGGTACAGTCTTCCTTTTATCTGTATCACAACTATGACGAAGCGCTCGAACAGACAGCTCATTGGATCTCTCCCGCCCTTGGTGAGAAAGGACTCGATATTGGTACAGGCACAGGTAATTTGGCTGGGAAACTGCTACAGCACGGCGCAGACATGACTGCAATCGACCAATCCCGGGAGATGCTACGCAGATGTCGTATCAAATATCCCGAGATGCATGTGAAACTTGGTAATTTCCTGGCGCTGCCTTTTGCCGATCAGTCCTTCGACTTTGTCGTGTCCAGCTTTGCTTTCCATCATCTGAGTCCAGATCAGCAACTACTGGCCTTACAGGAGATGCAGCGGGTATTAACCTCGCGCGGACGTATCGGTCTAACGGATCTAATGTTTGTTAATGCGACTCATCGTGAAAACTATATTCGCCAGGCTGAAACGACAGGACACGAGGAACAGCTGCGTGCCTTGCGCGAGCGTCACTTCCCTCTGCTGGATGAGCTATGCCGCTGGCTGGAGCAGCAGGGCTACGTCACAAAACATGTGCGACATAATGAGCTGCTGCATACGTTGCTGGCTGTTCCCCTGCGGTGA
- a CDS encoding GH36-type glycosyl hydrolase domain-containing protein — translation MTTMINEPIRLSAGELSFTFLNSGDLYQATSGTTMLNQLLSNQIDGSLNNLYLRVHEGEKISSFPLLGVRSNSKVITSKAQSSNQLIWEGTVQLEGNEQGIGYQVVFTATTQGVWFWDVKLTGQQHNVDVVYGQDVGLADPGAVRSNEAYLSQYIDHTVFEDEAKGYVVCSRQNQPQGGAFPYMQQGSLTKAVGYSTDGFQFFGLSYKETNQPESLNRPTLANETYQYEFAYTALQSELLNLNGEAQVVFYGLAKPNHAEGISALEFGDEVTAAWNEVQAKTIENGDTLEQVKLSSFLGEPLVTLDLTQDEIHDLFPDRHQEERSGEELLSFFTGSYEHIVLKAKELLVERPHGHILMSGGNVQLGAQVITTTSYMYGIFNSQLVIGNTNFNKMISNARNALNVPKTAGQRIYVEMDGQYRLLTMPSLFEIGFNYARWIYKTESDTIIVTNYTGANTTEVSMNVRSTSGTAYRYLVTNQITMNVNEYEYPLHMTQDGDTLIFKADPQAISAGTYPDLQYHMSVDGAAVNVGDETLLASGIRSGSASLVTLSLEASAEWTLKVQGVLEGQADSGVVAGSSLTFEEEVQAYREFFAGVMNGFRLSRGEGQRAEDLFKVNALAWWYTHNMLVHYSVPHGLEQYGGAAWGTRDVCQGPVEYFMATQKYEQVRDIIKMVYTHQYEDDGNWPQWFMFDKYFAIQQEESHGDIIVWPLKVLADYLTATRDYAILDEKVPYTVKHSFGFTEETATVLDHAKKEIEYIRSHFLYDTFLSSYGDGDWDDTLQPANAQLKQYMVSSWTVALTYQSVNVLSQALKFKDADFAQELDVLAQGIREDFNRYMLGTDVIPGFVYMEEADQAKLMLHPTDTETGIQYRLLPMTRSMIGELLNAEQAESHYALIREQFLCPDGVRLMNRPAQYAGGVSTHFKRAEQASNFGREIGLQYVHAHIRYVEAMAKLGKTDQVWNGLAMINPVGIGEVVPNAEIRQANSYFSSSDGKFNTRYEAQEHFDQLRKGTVQVKGGWRIYSSGPGIYMNQLISNALGIRQEGGDLVIDPVLPAELNGMQFEFEYAGEPVTFIYHLNEGAVSRVAVNGKDIRTERTANRYRQGGVSISLDEFRQARSATERTVVDIYM, via the coding sequence ATGACAACGATGATTAATGAACCGATCCGCTTAAGTGCCGGGGAGTTATCCTTTACCTTTTTGAACAGTGGAGACCTGTACCAAGCTACATCCGGTACAACGATGTTGAACCAGTTGCTCAGCAACCAGATTGATGGATCTTTGAACAACCTGTACCTGCGTGTGCATGAGGGAGAGAAAATCAGCTCGTTCCCGTTGCTCGGTGTACGTTCGAACAGCAAGGTGATTACAAGCAAGGCACAATCCAGCAACCAGTTGATCTGGGAGGGTACAGTCCAGCTGGAAGGTAATGAACAAGGCATTGGCTATCAGGTCGTATTTACGGCTACAACGCAAGGTGTCTGGTTCTGGGATGTGAAGCTCACAGGACAACAACATAACGTAGACGTGGTGTACGGACAGGATGTAGGTCTTGCTGATCCAGGTGCGGTACGCAGCAATGAAGCTTATCTGTCACAATACATTGACCATACGGTTTTTGAAGATGAAGCGAAAGGTTATGTCGTTTGTTCCCGTCAAAACCAGCCTCAGGGCGGTGCATTTCCGTATATGCAGCAAGGTTCCCTGACGAAAGCAGTCGGTTATTCCACAGATGGATTCCAATTCTTCGGTCTGTCGTACAAGGAAACGAATCAACCAGAGAGCTTGAATCGCCCAACGCTGGCGAATGAGACGTATCAGTATGAATTTGCCTATACCGCTTTGCAATCGGAACTGCTGAATCTGAACGGAGAGGCTCAGGTGGTCTTCTACGGACTGGCGAAGCCTAATCATGCCGAAGGAATCTCTGCCCTGGAATTCGGAGATGAAGTTACAGCAGCTTGGAATGAAGTACAGGCTAAGACTATAGAAAACGGTGACACGTTGGAACAGGTGAAACTGTCCTCCTTCCTGGGTGAACCTCTGGTTACACTTGATCTGACACAAGATGAGATTCATGATCTGTTCCCTGATCGTCATCAGGAAGAGCGCAGTGGCGAGGAATTGTTATCCTTCTTCACAGGCAGCTATGAGCATATCGTTCTGAAAGCAAAAGAACTGCTTGTGGAGCGTCCACACGGTCATATTCTGATGAGTGGTGGCAACGTGCAACTTGGGGCACAGGTTATTACAACGACATCGTATATGTACGGTATTTTCAACTCACAACTCGTTATTGGGAACACCAATTTTAATAAAATGATCAGTAATGCCCGCAATGCCTTGAACGTGCCGAAGACGGCTGGACAACGCATCTATGTGGAAATGGACGGACAATATCGTCTGCTGACAATGCCATCCCTGTTCGAGATTGGCTTCAACTATGCACGCTGGATCTACAAAACCGAATCCGACACGATCATCGTGACCAATTACACAGGGGCTAATACGACGGAAGTAAGCATGAACGTACGCTCCACAAGTGGTACGGCATACCGTTACCTGGTAACGAACCAAATTACGATGAATGTCAATGAGTACGAGTATCCGCTGCATATGACGCAGGATGGCGATACTTTGATCTTCAAGGCTGATCCACAAGCGATTAGTGCAGGAACGTACCCAGATCTGCAATACCACATGTCGGTGGACGGCGCAGCTGTGAATGTAGGGGACGAAACGTTGCTGGCAAGTGGTATCCGCAGTGGTTCTGCATCACTGGTTACGCTTAGTCTGGAAGCAAGTGCTGAATGGACGCTGAAGGTACAAGGGGTATTGGAAGGCCAAGCGGACAGCGGAGTGGTAGCAGGTTCAAGCCTGACATTTGAAGAGGAAGTGCAGGCATACCGCGAGTTCTTCGCAGGTGTGATGAACGGGTTCCGTTTGTCCCGTGGAGAAGGTCAGCGTGCAGAGGATCTGTTCAAAGTAAATGCGCTGGCTTGGTGGTACACCCACAACATGCTGGTTCACTACTCTGTGCCTCACGGTTTGGAACAGTACGGCGGCGCGGCTTGGGGTACACGGGATGTGTGCCAAGGTCCGGTGGAGTACTTTATGGCAACGCAAAAATATGAGCAAGTTCGCGATATCATCAAAATGGTCTACACCCACCAATACGAAGATGATGGCAACTGGCCGCAATGGTTCATGTTTGATAAATACTTTGCGATTCAACAGGAAGAGAGCCATGGCGACATCATCGTATGGCCGTTGAAAGTATTGGCGGATTACCTGACAGCGACTCGCGATTATGCGATTCTGGATGAGAAAGTACCTTATACCGTCAAGCATAGCTTCGGGTTCACGGAAGAGACGGCAACGGTACTGGATCACGCGAAAAAAGAGATCGAATATATCCGTTCGCACTTCCTGTATGATACGTTCCTGTCTTCCTACGGAGATGGCGACTGGGATGATACACTTCAACCAGCCAATGCGCAGCTCAAGCAATACATGGTGAGCAGTTGGACGGTGGCATTGACGTATCAGTCCGTGAACGTGCTCTCGCAAGCGCTAAAATTCAAGGATGCGGACTTTGCACAGGAGCTTGACGTGTTGGCTCAAGGCATTCGTGAGGACTTTAACCGTTACATGCTGGGCACAGATGTGATTCCAGGCTTTGTATACATGGAAGAAGCCGACCAAGCGAAGCTGATGCTCCACCCAACAGACACAGAGACAGGCATTCAATACCGCCTGTTGCCAATGACGCGCAGTATGATCGGTGAATTGCTAAATGCGGAGCAAGCAGAATCGCATTATGCCTTGATCCGTGAGCAGTTCCTATGCCCGGATGGCGTGCGTCTGATGAATCGTCCAGCTCAATATGCTGGTGGTGTAAGCACACACTTCAAACGTGCAGAGCAAGCGTCCAACTTCGGACGTGAGATTGGTTTGCAATATGTGCACGCCCATATCCGTTACGTGGAAGCGATGGCGAAGCTCGGTAAGACAGATCAGGTGTGGAATGGTCTCGCGATGATCAACCCGGTTGGTATCGGCGAGGTTGTACCTAACGCGGAGATTCGCCAAGCGAACTCATACTTCAGTAGTTCGGACGGCAAGTTTAATACGCGTTACGAGGCTCAGGAGCATTTTGACCAGCTTCGTAAAGGGACTGTACAAGTGAAAGGCGGATGGAGAATCTACTCCAGCGGCCCTGGAATCTACATGAACCAGCTGATCTCCAATGCACTTGGCATTCGTCAAGAGGGCGGCGATCTGGTCATTGACCCGGTATTGCCAGCTGAGCTGAACGGCATGCAATTCGAATTTGAGTATGCGGGTGAGCCAGTGACGTTCATATATCACTTGAACGAAGGTGCTGTGAGCCGTGTAGCGGTGAATGGCAAGGACATTCGCACCGAGCGTACAGCGAACCGTTACCGTCAGGGCGGTGTAAGCATCTCGCTTGATGAGTTCAGACAAGCACGCAGTGCAACTGAGCGTACGGTTGTTGATATTTATATGTAA
- a CDS encoding LacI family DNA-binding transcriptional regulator has translation MATIKDVAKLAGVALSTASYALSGDSKVSAKTKAKVLEAARELNYRKNGFAMDLKRSRTNTIALILTDLSGPYYSELIRSVQDVALANGYDLIACSSMGGRDSTAVRFLREKRVDGAIILAHNIHDDILVESAGHRFPIIVMDRQLSSDHLVNVLVDGEQGGYLATRHLIQAGHQKIAYISGPSNSYDNALRYQGYLRAMREAGLEEKSKWRLNGNFVREGGYSATKMMIMQGELPSAVFYGNDEMAIGGLKALEERGISVPNDISVIGFDDIQLSEYVHPPLTTIRQPKHEAGSLAGHLLFQMLNGEAVDPSYTLTINMIERSSVRSV, from the coding sequence ATGGCAACGATTAAGGATGTGGCAAAGCTGGCAGGTGTAGCACTCTCGACTGCTTCCTATGCGCTGAGCGGGGATAGCAAGGTTAGTGCGAAGACCAAGGCTAAAGTGCTTGAGGCAGCACGAGAACTGAATTACCGCAAGAACGGCTTTGCCATGGACCTGAAACGGAGCCGGACAAACACGATCGCTTTGATCCTGACCGATCTGTCGGGCCCGTATTACTCGGAGTTGATCCGTAGTGTACAGGATGTAGCCCTCGCGAACGGGTATGACCTGATTGCGTGCAGCTCCATGGGTGGACGGGACTCAACGGCAGTGCGATTTTTGCGTGAAAAAAGAGTAGATGGAGCCATCATCCTGGCGCATAACATCCATGATGATATTCTGGTGGAATCTGCCGGTCATCGTTTTCCGATCATTGTGATGGATCGTCAGCTGTCGAGTGACCATTTGGTCAACGTGCTGGTGGATGGAGAGCAGGGCGGTTACCTTGCAACCCGCCACCTCATCCAGGCTGGACATCAGAAGATTGCTTATATCAGTGGCCCATCCAACTCGTATGACAACGCGCTCCGTTACCAAGGGTATCTGCGAGCGATGCGGGAAGCGGGACTTGAAGAAAAGTCCAAATGGCGTCTGAACGGTAACTTTGTGCGTGAGGGCGGATACAGTGCAACCAAGATGATGATCATGCAGGGCGAGCTTCCCTCAGCGGTATTTTACGGTAACGATGAGATGGCGATTGGTGGCCTGAAAGCATTGGAAGAGCGTGGTATATCGGTACCGAATGATATTTCCGTGATCGGTTTTGACGATATTCAGTTGTCCGAATACGTGCATCCACCGCTGACAACGATACGCCAGCCGAAGCATGAAGCCGGGTCGCTCGCCGGACATCTGTTATTCCAGATGCTCAATGGCGAAGCGGTTGACCCTTCATATACGTTAACGATTAATATGATCGAGCGCAGCTCTGTACGTTCGGTTTAG
- a CDS encoding ABC transporter substrate-binding protein, protein MSNSKQHVHKHLAPQSLPLQETRSIPPAMFRLCHLIRFHDRESFSYIDELWSNKHVLYVITSGQARLISVHGPLTVSTGSAAVRQAGTWLHHESKRGSLSPVQGIAIIFDFVLADNAEPLWPFGSPTTMTNRAIAEIASELILACSRSAEAGPFKPHALFYQLLDTLRDHAMRLAHEDHSWLDFVIAHIHERVAHPLTREQLAREVNVSPEHFSREFKKHTGLTFVEYVTRLRIRMAQEHLLLGNPTMQELAQVTGYRDTFYLSRKFKQTVGCAPTLYRKTPKKIASLTYNYTASLLALGHIPHLGAVAEWMEPKELGPSSFKQYSEHVLINHLDLIAHAQPDVIVGYAPHPASDELRLIAPTILMPFEELDWQEQLLHLGRITGLESNAQMLLDRYHQLEQEANHTLNQWMEGTRGSAVCMFMIGEDGAYIYGHGWGRASHVLYQSLGFTPPSRMEQDGQLLTGYVHVPLSEIHLYAADHMFIAFPEEPAEREMLDNLLNQESWGTLSAVREGRVYEIDADMFYGFDPLSVMEQLQHIMHHLTS, encoded by the coding sequence ATGAGCAATTCGAAACAACATGTCCATAAGCATCTCGCACCCCAGTCTTTGCCCTTGCAGGAAACTCGCTCTATTCCTCCGGCAATGTTTAGGCTGTGTCATCTGATTCGGTTCCACGATCGGGAATCCTTCTCTTATATAGATGAGCTATGGAGCAACAAGCACGTTCTCTATGTCATTACCTCGGGACAGGCAAGACTGATTAGTGTACATGGACCATTAACGGTGAGTACCGGCTCGGCTGCTGTGCGTCAGGCGGGGACCTGGCTTCATCATGAAAGCAAACGCGGTTCACTCTCTCCAGTTCAAGGCATTGCCATAATCTTTGACTTTGTTTTAGCCGATAACGCTGAACCCCTCTGGCCGTTTGGATCTCCCACGACCATGACAAATCGTGCGATTGCCGAGATCGCATCTGAATTAATTCTGGCTTGTTCCAGAAGCGCAGAGGCAGGCCCATTCAAACCTCATGCGTTGTTCTATCAATTGTTGGATACATTACGTGATCACGCTATGCGCCTAGCTCATGAAGATCATTCATGGTTGGACTTTGTGATCGCACACATTCATGAGAGGGTTGCCCATCCCCTTACCCGGGAGCAATTAGCGAGGGAGGTTAATGTAAGCCCGGAGCATTTTTCAAGAGAATTCAAAAAGCACACCGGACTTACATTCGTGGAGTACGTTACCCGGCTAAGGATCCGAATGGCTCAGGAACATCTACTGCTCGGGAACCCCACCATGCAGGAACTCGCGCAGGTGACGGGTTACAGAGACACCTTCTATCTGAGTCGCAAATTCAAACAAACGGTAGGTTGTGCACCAACACTTTACCGAAAAACACCAAAAAAAATCGCAAGCCTTACTTACAACTACACCGCATCCCTGCTTGCGCTCGGCCATATCCCTCATCTAGGTGCCGTGGCAGAATGGATGGAGCCGAAAGAGCTTGGACCTAGCTCATTCAAACAGTACTCTGAGCATGTACTTATTAATCATCTGGATCTGATTGCACACGCTCAGCCCGATGTCATTGTCGGGTATGCACCGCATCCCGCTTCTGACGAACTACGTCTGATTGCACCGACCATTCTGATGCCATTTGAGGAACTCGATTGGCAGGAGCAGCTTCTTCATCTGGGACGAATTACCGGGCTTGAGTCCAATGCACAGATGTTATTAGATCGTTATCATCAACTTGAGCAGGAAGCCAATCATACGTTGAATCAATGGATGGAAGGGACACGCGGGTCCGCCGTTTGCATGTTTATGATCGGAGAGGACGGCGCTTATATCTATGGTCATGGCTGGGGCAGAGCTTCTCATGTACTGTATCAATCGCTGGGCTTCACCCCACCTTCACGGATGGAGCAGGATGGGCAGTTACTTACGGGATACGTTCATGTTCCATTGTCTGAGATTCACTTGTATGCTGCAGATCACATGTTTATCGCCTTTCCTGAGGAACCTGCCGAACGAGAAATGTTGGATAACTTGCTGAATCAGGAATCCTGGGGCACCCTATCCGCCGTTCGTGAAGGACGTGTATACGAGATTGATGCCGACATGTTCTACGGATTTGATCCCTTGTCCGTTATGGAGCAATTGCAGCATATCATGCATCACCTGACATCATAA
- a CDS encoding ABC transporter substrate-binding protein, translating to MFAAKKRSSGLLLMLAIIMILAACSSGTGSTATEQTSAAGSETTTASSETKTDTSSGSDNSNATRIYKSLSGDVEIPAEPKRIVTDMYVSDLLALGVKPVGAVQYYLENPFYADQVEGIESIGDRAAVSMEKVIAMNPDLIITYSDQASEIESYQKIAPTVVIPYGTFTNVHDEIRGFGELMNKSEAAEAWLKTYDERIEAARAKVKTVIKPEETFSILEVSDKSYYGYGDNFGRGGQAVYSALQLAPLEITKKELMGDTQWKEISREVVGDYAGDHIFLTVGENNKNYQGDSIWQSLPAVKNNQVYELLEDRYWYFDPIAIQGQAEEFADMIVERAEQNRK from the coding sequence ATGTTTGCTGCAAAAAAACGCTCTTCCGGCTTGCTGCTTATGCTCGCCATCATTATGATTCTGGCTGCTTGTAGCAGCGGAACAGGCTCCACTGCCACCGAACAGACATCGGCAGCGGGAAGCGAAACGACAACAGCCTCTTCCGAGACGAAAACAGACACATCGTCCGGTTCGGACAATTCGAATGCTACGCGAATCTACAAGTCATTAAGCGGGGATGTTGAAATTCCGGCTGAACCCAAACGGATCGTGACGGATATGTACGTAAGTGATCTGCTTGCACTGGGTGTGAAACCTGTTGGTGCTGTTCAATATTATTTGGAAAACCCGTTCTATGCAGATCAGGTGGAGGGCATTGAAAGTATCGGTGATCGGGCAGCGGTATCGATGGAGAAGGTCATTGCCATGAACCCAGATCTGATCATTACCTACTCCGACCAGGCCAGCGAAATTGAGAGTTATCAAAAGATCGCACCTACCGTAGTGATTCCTTATGGTACATTCACCAATGTACATGACGAAATTCGGGGATTCGGAGAGCTGATGAACAAATCCGAAGCAGCCGAAGCCTGGCTGAAAACGTACGATGAACGGATTGAAGCCGCTCGTGCTAAGGTGAAAACCGTCATCAAACCGGAGGAAACCTTCTCCATCCTTGAAGTATCCGACAAGAGTTATTATGGATATGGAGACAATTTTGGTCGAGGAGGACAAGCGGTCTACAGTGCTTTGCAACTTGCCCCACTCGAAATCACAAAAAAAGAACTGATGGGTGATACCCAATGGAAAGAGATCTCGCGTGAAGTTGTTGGTGATTATGCAGGGGATCATATCTTCTTAACCGTTGGAGAGAACAATAAAAATTACCAAGGCGACTCCATCTGGCAATCCCTGCCCGCTGTGAAAAACAATCAGGTGTACGAATTACTGGAAGACCGTTACTGGTACTTTGACCCGATTGCGATTCAAGGTCAGGCTGAAGAATTCGCCGATATGATCGTAGAACGTGCCGAGCAAAATCGCAAATAA